The following DNA comes from Acidobacteriota bacterium.
GTCCAGCGGAGCAACAACGACGTCGGCGGGCGGGTGCTGGAGATGTCCGAGGCCGAGTTCATGGTGCGCGGCGAGGGTTACATCCAGGGGGTCGACGACGTGAAGCGGGTGGCGCTGGGGGTGGACGACTCCGGGACGCCGATCTCGGTGCAGGACGTCGCCACGGTGCAGATAGGACCGGACATCCGCCGCGGTCTGGCCGAACTGAACGGCGACGGCGAGGTGGTCGGCGGCATCGTCGTCGTCCGCTACGGCGCGAATGTGCACGACGTGGTCGAGCGGGTGAAGACACGCCTGGCGGAGCTGCAGTCCGGCCTTCCCGAGGGGGTCGAGATCGTCCCGGTCTACGACCGGACGGCCCTGATCGAACGCTCCATCGACACCCTGCAGGAAAAGCTGCTGGAAGAGATGGCGATCGTCGCCCTGGTTTGCGCCGTCTTCCTGCTGCACGTGCGCTCGGCGCTGGTCGCGGTGCTGACCCTGCCGCTGGCAGTGCTGATGGCCCTCATCGTGATGTACCTGCAGGGCATCAACGCCAACATCATGTCGCTGGGCGGCATCGCGATCGCCATCGGCGCGATGGTGGACGCCGCGATCGTGATGGTCGAGAACGCGCACCGGCACCTGGAGCGCGACGGCGGCCGCCTGCCGCACTGGCAGATCGTCACCCGCGCCGCCACCGAGGTCGGCCCCACCCTGTTCTTCGCGCTGCTGGTCATCACCATCTCCTTCGCCCCCATCTTCACCCTGGAGGCGCAGGAGGGCCGGCTCTTCAAGCCGCTGGCGTTCACCAAGACCTACGCGATGGCCGCCGCCGCCCTGCTCTCCATCACGCTGGTCCCCGTGCTGGTCGGCTACTGGATTCGCGGCCGCGTCGTCTCCGCGCATGCCAACCCGATCGCGTGGCTGCTGATGGCGCTGTACCGGCCCGCGCTGCGGCTGGTGCTGGCGGGGCGCTGGGTGGTGGTCGTCGTGACGCTGGCGGCGGTCGGCGCGACCGCAGTCCCCTTCTCGCGGCTCGGCTCCGAGTTCATGCCGCCGCTGTGGGAGGGCGACCTGCTCTACATGCCGACGACCCTGCCGGGGGTGTCGATCACCAAGGCGCGCGAGATCCTGCAGCAGACCGACCGCATCCTGCGGACCTTCCCGGAAGTGGAGCACGTCTTCGGCAAGGTCGGCCGCGCCGACACCGCGACCGACCCGGCGCCGCTGAGCATGCTGGAGACCACCATCAAGCTCAAGCCGGAAGAAGCCTGGCGGCCCGGCATGACCCCCGAGCGGCTGACCGACGAGATGAACCGCGCGATCCGGTTCCCCGGCGTCACCAACGCCTGGACCATGCCGATCAAGACCCGCATCGACATGCTGTCGACCGGCATCAAGACCCCGGTGGGCATCAAGATTTCCGGACCCGACCTCGCCGTGCTGGAGGAGGTCGGCCGCAACGTCGAGGCCGTGGTCCGCGAGGTGCCGGGAACCCGTTCGGCCTACGCCGAGCGCGTGATGGGCGGCAACTACCTGAACTTCTCGGTCCGGCGCGACGAGATCGCGCGCTACGGGCTGACCGTCGGCGACGTGCAGGACGTCATCCAGTCGGCCATCGGCGGCATGAACATCACCACGACGGTGGAGGGCCTCGAGCGCTATCCCGTCAACCTCCGCTACAGCCGCGACCTGCGCGACAACCCCGCGGCGCTGCGGGACATCCTCGTGCAGACCCCGACCCGGCAGCAGATCCCCCTCGGCCACCTGACCACCATGTCGTTCGTCAAGGGACCGCCGGCCATCAAGAGCGAGCAGGCGCGTCCCAACGCCTGGGTCTACGTGGACATCGAGGACGTCGACGTCGGGACCTACGTCGAGCGCGCCCGGCAGGCGGTGGCCGCGCAGGTGGCGATCCCCACCGGCTACAGCCTCGGCTGGAGCGGCCAGTACGAGTACATGGTGCGCGCGCAGGAGCGGATGCAGCTCGTGGTGCCGATCACGCTGCTCCTGATCTTCCTGACCATCTACGCCAGCACCCGCTCGGTCGCGCGGACACTCATCGTGCTCTCCGCCGTGCCGCTGTCGCTGATCGGCACGTTCTGGCTGCTGTACGTGCTCGGCTACAACCTGAGCATCGCCGTCTGGGTGGGCATCATCGCGCTGGCGGGTCTGAGCGCGGAGACCGGGGTGGTGATGCTGCTGTACCTGGACCGCGCCTGCGACGCCGCGCGCGCTGACGGTCGACTGACGACGCTCGCCGAGCTCCGCGAAGCAGTTTTCGAAGGTGCGGCGCGCCGCGTCCGGCCGGTGGTGATGTTGAGCGCCACTACCGCGTTCGGGCTACTGCCCATCATGTGGAGCACCGGCACCGGAGCCGACGTGATGAAGCGGATCGCGGCGCCGATGGTCGGAGGCGTGGTCACGACGGCCGTCGTCGTCCTGCTGGTGTTTCCCGCGGTCTACTGCATCTGGCGAGGCTGGGGCCTGCGGCGCACCTAACCAGGCACGCCGCGCTCGCCGGCGCGATGCTCTCGGATCTCGCACAGTCCCTTGAGAACTTCCGCAGCGATGTTGCGTTCACCCATTCTTGATCTCCTCGACTACCTGCCGCCACGAGGCCAACTCCGCCGACGAGCACGACGACTTGCGCGACCTACGGCGAAACACCGCCCTCAACGCGATCAGCTAGCGGGCGCTTCCGTCATGAAGTACGGCTTGCGGGAAGCATCGCCGTTGATCAGGGCCTCGATCTCGTCGAGGTCTTCCAGGAACTCGCGGGCGGGCACCCTCCGGTAACGCCAGCAACTGAATGTCGGCCCTCTCGATTCACCAACTGCTTCACGGGCCCGCCGTACCAGTTCAAGCGCCTTCGACCTGTCGCCGGCCACCCAGTTGGCAATCGCGAGGCACTGCAGATAGTTGGGATGCTCGTCGGACGGCGAATCGTCCTCCCGATCGAGTTCGACTACCTTTGTGAACGGCTCGCTGGCGATCTCTTCGGTCGCACCCCACACCGCCATCCCGTAATTGAACGCATCCTGTACATCCATATCTGCGACGCCGCGTTCCCGGTCGCGGAGCAGTTTTGCCGCCGTCTTGCACTTCCCGAGCCCGATATGGCGCAGAGCAAGGACAGAACGCGCCCTATCACGTTGCTGCTCCCCGAGCTCCCGATCCTCGAGAATCGGCTCCAGGATGGACACCGCGACACCGATTTCATCCGGCGTCTCTTCAAGCGTGCTCGCGATCCAGATCCTGTCGTCGAGACTCAGGGCCACGACGGCAACAGACTCCGCAACGGCTCGCAACCCGCCCGGAGCCACCAGGGATATGGCCTCCCGAACGAGCGGAGGCGGCACGTCATCGGAATGCAGAACGCGCAGTGCATCCTCGCCCGCCCCCGCGGCATCTCCGCGGTCGGCCCTGAAGTACGCCCGCTTCAGATACGCCTGCGGCGGCTCATGGCCGGCGGCGATCGCGCGGTCGAAAAGCGATCCCACGGTTTCCGATCGGCGCCGGTACTCCTCCAGGAAGGCTCCCAGAGCGAACAGCACCTCCCCATCGCGTGCATGTACTCTCTCGATCTCCCCCAGCTTCCTGTCCATGACGTCAGGACGCTCGTACGCGACGCCACGCTGGCGCCAGCTTCTGCTCGCGCGCCCGACGTAGTCCAGTGCCCCATCGCGATCCGCCAGGTTGCGGCTGACGATCTCGCTGACGAGATCGCAGTACTCCTTTGCGAGGCGACTCCTCGGCCGGTCCTTCGTGAACACGACTTGGTTCAGCAGCGAAAGGCTGTCGTAGCGGTGCACGACCAGCGGACCGCGCCGGAAGTCCAGCTGCTCCCTGAACGCATCGATCTTCGCCTCGAGAATTCTGTCCTCGTCGTCCAGATCAGGAACGTTGGACATCACGAAATGCAGGTCGATAGGTGACGTGCGCGACTCGCGAGACTCGGCCCGGATGTCATGCACGACCTTCGACAGCCCGCGCAGGTTCTGATCGTTCGGGAAGAACAGGATCGCCACCGCATCGGGAAGCTGGCGGGTACAAATGCCGCCGGTATCCGTATGGCCGGTACGGGAATCGATGAGCACGTAGTCGGGTCTTACGACCTGTTTCCACTGTTCCTTGAGATCTTCGAACAACAAGTAGCCGTCATGCTGCTCGTACAGCGCCCCCCAGTCGATCCGGCTGAAATCCGCGGCGTACGTCGCCCGTTGCGCGCCGGACGGCATGATCCACAGTTGGCCGGCGCCGGCGCCGAAGCCGGGTGCTTCGCTGATGTATCGCTCAACGTTCGGAGCCCGCTTGGAGACCAGGTACTCACCGACGAAGTCGATGACCCCCGGAACGTCGTCCGCCGGACGCAGAACGCCGAACGTGTCGAGGCCGGGCGCTTCGAGGTCAAAATCGACGGCGAGTACGCGGCGCCCCCTGCGAACCAGTTCAACCGCCGTGTTGACGAGCGCCATTGTGCGCCCGACCCCACCCTTGAACGAATAGAAGGTCGTGACGTACACGGGATTCACACTGTGCAGGTCAGGCTACGAGCCGGAAAGGGGTCCGCCTGCGACGCCGCGCCGCGGACGCGTCGAGCATCCGGAAACGAGATGCGCCGACGGTCTCGGACGTCTCCGACGCTCCTGCATCTTCCATGTGTTGCAGCGCCTGTACGTTGCCGGGCGACGCCAGCAGGCGAAGATAGCGATCGTTGGCCCGGTTCTGAATCAGCAACCCGTTCTCCCAGCGGTTCAACGTCGCTTCGCCGAGCCCGGTCACCTTCGCGAACGCGACGCGCGACATGCCATGCAGAGCACGGATGCCGCGGACCTCCTTGGGCGCCAGAACGCCCAGATGCTGGCATATGGCCTCGTGCTGCAGCGTCTCGGCCTCGTGATCGAGGAACTCGAAACCGCACGATCGGCAGACGCGAACCGGGATCCTGGCCGTCACCTCGACAGCGGATGCGCCCACGCCGTGGATGAACGTGTGGTCGCGCCACACGGTGCCCGCCGGCCCGTCGCACTCGAAGCACGCCTGATCCTGCGGCGTCTCCCTGCCCGGCTTCGAATCGATGGCGGACAGCGCGGCGACGGACTCGTCAACCGGTGTTCTTTCATGCATGGTCGGAATAGTGAAAGCTGCGCCCGAGTACCCGGCCGGACCGCAGTTCCAGCTTCACGTAGACGAGCGGCGCGCCCGATCCGAGGTCAATCTTCATGACGTAGCCAGTGGCGCCCGGCGGCTTCCGCAATTCGACGACATCGACGGCGTTGCCATCCTCAAGTCGGGAGGCGATGAGCTCCCAGGCCCCGGCCTCGGTGAACGGCACGTCGAGTCCCCCTGCCGGATCCAGCACCTGCTGCGGCTGCCATCGCGCCGGGCGCGCGGCGCTGAATTCGGTCCGCCGGGCCCGGGGTCGCCGCGCGAGCAGAGCAAGCTGATGCCGAGTCGCTTCGTCGATGCTCACCGACGCTCCCCGACCGGCCCCAGCAGGACACAACCATCAAGGAAAACAATCATATGAGACACAACCCCTTGAATCAAGAATGCGGATCCATCATTTGTGCCCGTCGGACGAGCCCAGCAGACTGGCTGGACCACATCCGGCCGATGACGCCTGGGTGTCGCGGTCGTACCAACCCGCCTCAAGGTGTCACACGTTCCAACCCCCGCAGGAA
Coding sequences within:
- a CDS encoding efflux RND transporter permease subunit produces the protein MLARVIEWSIGNRFFVVLAAVCIAFGGIYALRAMPLDALPDLSDVQVIIFTDYPGQAPQVVEDQVTYPITTQMLAVPSATVVRGYSFFGFSFVYVIFEDGTDLYWARSRVLEYLNYVGGRLPAGVTPTLGPDATGVGWAYLYALRSDEVDLAELRSLQDWFLKYELTAVPGVSEVASIGGFVKQYQITVDPNRLRAYDIPLSRIRSAVQRSNNDVGGRVLEMSEAEFMVRGEGYIQGVDDVKRVALGVDDSGTPISVQDVATVQIGPDIRRGLAELNGDGEVVGGIVVVRYGANVHDVVERVKTRLAELQSGLPEGVEIVPVYDRTALIERSIDTLQEKLLEEMAIVALVCAVFLLHVRSALVAVLTLPLAVLMALIVMYLQGINANIMSLGGIAIAIGAMVDAAIVMVENAHRHLERDGGRLPHWQIVTRAATEVGPTLFFALLVITISFAPIFTLEAQEGRLFKPLAFTKTYAMAAAALLSITLVPVLVGYWIRGRVVSAHANPIAWLLMALYRPALRLVLAGRWVVVVVTLAAVGATAVPFSRLGSEFMPPLWEGDLLYMPTTLPGVSITKAREILQQTDRILRTFPEVEHVFGKVGRADTATDPAPLSMLETTIKLKPEEAWRPGMTPERLTDEMNRAIRFPGVTNAWTMPIKTRIDMLSTGIKTPVGIKISGPDLAVLEEVGRNVEAVVREVPGTRSAYAERVMGGNYLNFSVRRDEIARYGLTVGDVQDVIQSAIGGMNITTTVEGLERYPVNLRYSRDLRDNPAALRDILVQTPTRQQIPLGHLTTMSFVKGPPAIKSEQARPNAWVYVDIEDVDVGTYVERARQAVAAQVAIPTGYSLGWSGQYEYMVRAQERMQLVVPITLLLIFLTIYASTRSVARTLIVLSAVPLSLIGTFWLLYVLGYNLSIAVWVGIIALAGLSAETGVVMLLYLDRACDAARADGRLTTLAELREAVFEGAARRVRPVVMLSATTAFGLLPIMWSTGTGADVMKRIAAPMVGGVVTTAVVVLLVFPAVYCIWRGWGLRRT
- a CDS encoding ParA family protein; protein product: MYVTTFYSFKGGVGRTMALVNTAVELVRRGRRVLAVDFDLEAPGLDTFGVLRPADDVPGVIDFVGEYLVSKRAPNVERYISEAPGFGAGAGQLWIMPSGAQRATYAADFSRIDWGALYEQHDGYLLFEDLKEQWKQVVRPDYVLIDSRTGHTDTGGICTRQLPDAVAILFFPNDQNLRGLSKVVHDIRAESRESRTSPIDLHFVMSNVPDLDDEDRILEAKIDAFREQLDFRRGPLVVHRYDSLSLLNQVVFTKDRPRSRLAKEYCDLVSEIVSRNLADRDGALDYVGRASRSWRQRGVAYERPDVMDRKLGEIERVHARDGEVLFALGAFLEEYRRRSETVGSLFDRAIAAGHEPPQAYLKRAYFRADRGDAAGAGEDALRVLHSDDVPPPLVREAISLVAPGGLRAVAESVAVVALSLDDRIWIASTLEETPDEIGVAVSILEPILEDRELGEQQRDRARSVLALRHIGLGKCKTAAKLLRDRERGVADMDVQDAFNYGMAVWGATEEIASEPFTKVVELDREDDSPSDEHPNYLQCLAIANWVAGDRSKALELVRRAREAVGESRGPTFSCWRYRRVPAREFLEDLDEIEALINGDASRKPYFMTEAPAS
- a CDS encoding helix-turn-helix domain-containing protein; translation: MHERTPVDESVAALSAIDSKPGRETPQDQACFECDGPAGTVWRDHTFIHGVGASAVEVTARIPVRVCRSCGFEFLDHEAETLQHEAICQHLGVLAPKEVRGIRALHGMSRVAFAKVTGLGEATLNRWENGLLIQNRANDRYLRLLASPGNVQALQHMEDAGASETSETVGASRFRMLDASAARRRRRTPFRLVA